The nucleotide sequence AGATTGTTTGTTCCGTTTTCCTCAAAATCTTCAAGTCGGTCTAAACGCTTTAAATCATCCGATGTGACTTTATATAACTCACCGGTTACCCACTTCCCGCTCTCGACTACTAACGCCGGGTATCCAAAGCCGGTATCGTAGAGCTGGCCTTCCGCGAAGCATTTTTCTTCTATATACACTGCCTTATTTAAAAAATGATCATTGCTTCCACCTTTTCTAAGGGTTCCGTAAACAAAAACAAGATGTTTTGCCACTTTCTCTCACCTGCCTCCTCAAAAACATTATCCTTTGGAGAAAAAAACAGCCCAAATCAAAACATATTAAAACAAAATCCCTAGTATGCTTGAGATAACCGTAAAGATTAATAGAAGTCAGCCTAGCAATTTCCGATCTGTTTGAATGAGAAAGATACTTAACGTCATGATACCAAAGAATAAACCTAAAATCGCCCAAAACCACCGATCTTTGTTATAAAGAGGTGCCTGTAAAATAAATAATAAGCTATGAGCAATTCAATTATAAAAACCATTCCAAGTTCCACTACTTTTTCTTCCCTTCTTAACATATGTTTTCTTACAAATACCCTACATCCACACCTAGTTAACCCTTTTATTTCCAATTAAAAAAGCTTTCAACCTGTCTTGTTTGGCTGAAAGCTTTTTCGTTTTATACTACACGATTTAATATCCTTTTCTCACATCAATAACGTGCTCATTTTTCTTTTTACGGCTGCCTCTTGCTGCATCAAATAATAGTACGATAGCTGTTACAATGTGCATGGCCATTCCGATAAACGGCAAGTATCCTACCACGGAAGTGATGAGCCCTAAAACACTGCCGGTGAATCTTTCTTTTTGAACGATACAAATAACGAGTGTGATTAAATGAAAGACGAACATGAATTGAAGTGGGCCCCAAGCTGAAGCGAGGATTATAGCCCCTCCTAGAAAAGGAATGCCAAGAAATGCTTCAATACCTCCTGAGATTATTTTTAAAAGTCTCGATACATTCATGAGACAGCCTCCTCAAAAGTTTCTATCCTACATTACGTTTACGATACGAAAAAGTTTCCTTCTATATACATTCCCTTTCCTCTTCATGAAAAAAACCTCCAGCGAACGGAGGTTTTGATTCGTAACGATTTATTTTTTACTCGCTTCTTTAATAAACGTTGTAATAATCGCCATCATGTTCTTATTTTCATGTCTCAATTCTTCCGGATGCCATTGAGTACCTAACAAAAATGTCTTTTCTTTGTCTTCAAGCTCCAATGCTTCAATTACACCATCTGCAGCCCTGGCTGCTACTCGCAACCCTTTGCCGACTTTCCCAATCGCTTGGTGATGGAAGCTGTTTACGGCAACTTCTTTTTCCCCTACGATTTGATATAGTTTACTGTCTTCATCCAGAGTAACTGTGTGAGAAGGTTCTGTTCGAGTGGCAGATTTTTGAAAATGGTTGATGCTATCGGAAAACTCACTCTCTACATCTTGAACAATTGTACCGCCATAGCTGACATTTAATAGATGGTACCCTCTGCACATCGCTAGGATGGCTTTTTCGTTTTCACGTGCTTTTTTTACTAATTCAATTTCAAAATCATCACGGTGTTTGTTTACTTTTTTCACTTTAGGATGCGGTTCATGACCGTATGTGATCGAACTGATGTCCTCACCGCCTGTAAAGATGATCCCATCACACAAGTTGGCATAGTATTCTGCTTCCTCAGGCTTACCCATCGGAATAACAACAGGAATCCCTCCTGCATCTCTTACTGTTTCTGCAAATTTATTATATACAACGATTGTATCAACATTTTCATTTTGGGTTTCAATTGTGTTGATGGACATAACCGTACTAGTAAGTCCTATTAATGGTTTATGTGTCATATGATACTTCCTCTCAAATAAAGTGGTTTCCTCATATTTAGCCTTATTACATTACATGTAAACACCCATAATTTATCATTCCTATTACTATTATCCAATTATTCGTTTAAAACCATCTTTTTATGGAATAAATGGTTATATTTTATTTGAAATCAAAAACAAAAACAGCTCACAAAGCTGCAAGCTGTTTTTCTCTATTGAATCTGTTAAATTTATTGCATAGGAGGTCTTGGTTTTTTAACCGAATATACAAGTTCTATGTCTCCATTGGCTTTCACTCGTTTAACTATATAAGTTTTCTCAACACCTTGTTCGGTATTGTGAAAGGTGATTCTATCGCCTTCTTCAAATTCTGATGTACCTGTGTCCCATAATTTCTCGTCATCGGGTTTTCTCATACCTTTCACCCCTCGTTATCCGAATAATTGCCCCATATGCAATATGCCATTTAACTCTATTTTCCCTCTGAAAGGAAAATGAATCCTAATCGTCCATTAAACGTGCATATTTTACTCTCGTTATTGAGAATCCAGCATACAATCTCCTTTGTCCGCTGGGAATAGAGTCCGGCTCAATATCGGATTTTGGTTTGTCGGCAAAGCAAATTAATTTCTCTCTCACCAACCGGTTATGACAAGAATTTATGGACACCTCTTTATTGGTTATCTCATTAGCTACAGATTTTTTATAAAGTGCGCCTTATCTCTATAGTTCTACTAAGTCTATTCAATACCTTTAAATTATTTAAATTCGTTAAATATTTGTTTTCTTAGTTAACTTACAGTCAGCAAATCCAGTTCTTTCGAGACAAACTCCATAAGTTCAGCAATTGTTTTTGATGAGAAATCCAATTTAATTCCTGCTGCTTCATAAACCTCTGGAAGCGGTTTGGAGCTGCCGAGTTTTAATGCTTGTTTATACTTTCGAACTGTTTCTTCAGGATTTTCTTTATAGTTTTTGTATAGTTGAAGAGCACCTAGCTGAGAGATCGCGTATTCAATAAAATAGAAAGGAACTTCATAAATATGAAGGGTGTACAGCCAGCCTTTTTCTTTCCATTCTTCGCACCCCTTCCAATCTATAATGGAAGCATCGTATCGATCCTTAAGTTCTCCAAATTTCTTCGTGCGTTCTTTCCAAGTATGATTTGGATGCTGATACAGCCAATGCTGAAACTGATCAATTACCATAATATAAGGCAGGCTCATTATGGCTCCTTTCAGTTGGTCTTTCTTCGCACGATTTAATTCTTCTTCCGTTTTGTAAAACTCATTCCAGCGATTCATCGTGAAAAGCTCCATACTCATACTAGCAAGCTCAGCCGACTCCATCGGGATTTGTTTATACGCATATAACTCTTGATCTCTCTTTAATAAATCATGGATGGCATGACCCATCTCATGCATGAAAACAACTAAATCCCCATCAGTCTTTGTCAGGTTCATAAATATAAATGGAAGGCCTGTCTCTGGCAAGTTCTCACAAAAGCCACCTTGTGCTTTTCCTTTTCTGCTTGTCAGATCAAACAGCTTCTTCTCATTCATTTCATGTACAAGTGAACCAAATTCAGGATCGAGTTCACCCAGCACCTTTGCAGATTTATTGATTAATTCAACATCTGAATCTACTGGTTTTAACGGATTTCTGTTTTCTGGTACAGCTCTAACATCCCAAGGTTTGTAATCGTCAAGCCCGATCTCATTTTTATGCTCTTTTTGCAGTTGAAGAGCAAGTGGAACGACATGTTCACGAATGGATTCTGCAAGCTGTGTGCAATCTTCAGGCGTGTAGTCAAATCGATAATACTTCTTAAACATATAATCTGCAAAACCATTTAATCCTGCATTTTCTGCTTTTTTTGTGCGCAGCTGAATAAGCTCGTCCAGAATGCTTTGCAGCTTTTCTTCTTTCTTTAAAATCGGTTCGTACAAAGCTTCGATTGCGTTTTTCCGTGTATTACGATTAGAGTCTCTAAAGTGAGCGAACAGCTCACTGATCGTCACTTCTTTTCCTTCCCAGTTTGCTGTTAATCCTCCAGTTATCTCGAAATATTGGTTAACTAGAGCGTCTTCTTGTTTCTCAATTTCTAAGTTCGCCTCTTGAAAAAGTGCAAACTGAGTTCTCAGCTTCTTCTTATACTCGCCATATTGATTATCAGGAAGTTCAGCTAAAAATGGAGATTCTAAAACTTTCTCATCCAATATAGATTGATATTTTTTAAACAAAGGCTTGATGTGCTGCTGGTCGAATTCATATACTTGTCTGATTTCATCGCTATCACTTTGGCACTGAAAAGCAATGTAATGCCTAAGCATCTTTTCTTCTTCTCTTTCATACACTTTCTTTTGCTGGGATAAAAACGTCTTTAAGTCTTCGGTCGATGTTATGTTAACGCTTACAAGATTTTCGAACTCGTTTTTTAACAGCTCTATTTTCTGATCGTTCATATCGATCCCTCCCGAGTCATTCTACCCTATACTTTACCACAAATAGGAAAATGCTTGATAGATGTAATGTTTAACTAACTAGCAGGTTATTTATGTAAGTCTGTTGCTGTAGTCTTGTTGCTCTTTGAGGGAGTTGATTTGCGCTCCAGGATGCTCGCTTTCCGCGGGGCAGGAGTCTAGCACCTTGCACTCCAATCAACTTGTCAAAGAAGGGAAAGATTTTAAATAACTTTTTTGTGGAAGGGTGAAAAGTTTTTAGTTAGCATTCCTACAAAGCAAAAACTGACCACAGGTGCACTTCAGGTACCCTTTTTGGTCAGTTTTCTTCTTCCTTATTACGGTCTAAATAGAACGATAACATCCAAAACTCAAAAGCGCTAATTTCATATTGATAATCAATCTTCGCATCAGTCTTAAATGATTCCAACTCTTGAACAATATACGTGCCATCTATATCATAAATCCGATATAGATCTTGATCTGCAACTGTAAATTTCGGAACTTCTTCTGGAGAGATCGCGAGCTTTACAGTCTTCTTGTCGTTTTTGTTTACGATGTTTAATACTCTTTTGGATATGCTGCTATCCTCTTTTTCCTGCTCAGAATTTGAACACGAGGTTAAAAGTAATAACGTTAATGTTAGACCTAAACAACGATTTCTCAACTTACTACACCATTGTTTGGGAATTCAGATACTGTTTTTTCATATAGTTAATAAGTACATCTTTAACCATAATATCCTTTCCGACCTCAATAAGTTTATTTCCCTTAACGTTTTGATAGCCTGAAATATCTTCATATAACATAGGAGTTCCCGTACCAACAGTATAGGTTTTCAATAAGTCAATTCCTTCTCCGTTTACAAGGATGTTGGTAATATGTTCACCTTGTCCATCCCAGCTAACACCTGAAAACTGCAGCTTTCCAATTGGAATACCGTGTGGCCGAAATCCGCCTCCATAGATTGGTCTATTCACGATCTCATCGTTATACGACTCACTAATCAGGCCGGTGAGTTGCTGTCCTGTAATCTGCATAATGACAGGTGAATGCATGCTTTTACAGACGTTAACTACACTACCTTTTGTTATATTACCTTTACCTAATCCCTCTGTTACGCCACCACCGTACATGATGCCAATTTCAGAGTTCCAGTGTTCCTTTAAACTAGCAGCTGCTAACCTTACAATTTGTTCATGTGAGAGATCTTCCTCTGTATAATAAATTACTTCAGACAAGAACTTCTCTGCTTGCAGTCTTCCTTTTTTTAACACAATTTCTAGTTCTGAATCTATCTGGTCATCTAATGTCATCTCAATTAATCGACCATGATGATCAATTACTTTTTTATTCTCCAGATCAACCGTAATCTGCAGTTCTCCTACATATTGACCGTAGCAGCCTGCTTGGACAATCACAACATCTGAAACGACTTCTGGTTTTTGTAGAACAGTATGACTATGAGCTCCAACGATAACATCTATCAAACCAGAAAGCTCTTTAGCAAGTTCAACATCTACCTTATTCCCCATATGTGAGAGGAAGATAATGAGGTTGGCTCCTGCTTCTCTTAGTTCAGATACAGCTTCTTTTATGACTGTCACTGTATTTCTATTACGAAACCCATGCTTATTTTCGTATATGTCTTCAAAGAGATCCGTAGCACCAAACATACCGATTTTTAACTGACCCATTTCCAGCATTATTGTTTTTTTCGTACCGCCAATTTGAGAACCATCTGCCTCTTCTAAATTGAGAAGTAGCCAAGGAACGTTCGAATCTATACTTAACTGTCTGATCTTTTCTTTAGGCAAACGTAAGAGTTCATTATTCCCAACAGACAATGCGTCATAACCCGTTGAAGCAAGCATGTCAAGATGAATGTATCCACCTGTTGCCAGACATTCGTTCATACTCATATCAAGGTGATCACCGCCATCTACAGCGATTACATGTTCGTTCTTACCTTTAAGTTCTTGCTTTCTGTTTTTTATGTACGCTGATTGCCTTAAAGCTAGGTCATAATGACCATGCAGATCATTTGTATGAAGTATGGTTAATGTTTCTTTCATAAAATTGCCCCCCGTAACTCTAACAATTACAAATCATTACCACGTTTCCGTCTGGGTCCTCTACATTGAACCAAGCCACTTCGCCGTGCCACTCAATCTCGCGTATCACGTTCAACTTCTTTTCCTTCATGTCTGCATAAGCTGCCTCAATGTCTGGGGCATATAGATTAAACATCGGCCCTGTACCTGGTGCTCGGTGAAAGGATGGATCAAACGTGTGGTCGTCAAGAGTCAATCCAGTTTGTCCCGTTACTGGGATGTTGTGGACAGGGGATTTCACTTCACTCGCATCAATCGTTACACCTAACAGTTTGGCATACCATTCTACAGACTTCTTCAGATCAGATACGTGAACAAATACATTATTTATATGGCTCTGAATCGGGGCAATACTCGTTACTTTTTCACTCATTGAAAACGCCTCCTAAGAAATAATTTCTTCAAACGTTTTGCGAAAACCATAGAATGGCCTAAAGCTTTGTGATTCATAAAAAGTATGCGATGTGCTTGATGCAAGCATTTCCATGCGAGTTCGAGGGTGCTTGCCATGGATAAACGTTAATAATTTACTCCCTAATCCCTTGCCTCTATAGGATTTCGAGATCAGCATCTCGCAAATATACAGAGTTACATGTCCATCTGTTAGTCCCCGAACATATCCGACTACTGTTTCATCCTTTAACATGACATATGCCACGTTCGAATTTCTCCATGCTGTTTTAGTTTCTTCATAGCGATCAACGAGCTGAGTCCAGCCTTCTGTCTTGTTCAGCTCTTGAATGGCATCAAATTGTTCTTCTCTATAGGGAACAAACTTTACATCTTCCATGTTGGCCGTCTCCCTTATAAAAGCGCCTTAACGTTCTGCACTCCTTTTTCCACTTCAGCTAGTAAATCCCCTTCAAAATGTTCCTGCTCGATAACACAATAGTCTACTTTTTGTTCATCCGCTAACTTTAAGAAATGGCTTAAATCCAACTTGCCTGTTCCTGCGATCGTACTCTGCTTCTGACCGTTTTTCTCAACCATATCTTTTAGGTGAAAAGACACACAGCGGAAACGATACGTATTCAGAAGCTCTTCAGGCTCATAACCAGCATACTTTGCCCAGTACGTATCGAGTTCCATTTTGACTAGTTCAGGATCGGTTTCACGGTAGATC is from Fictibacillus sp. b24 and encodes:
- a CDS encoding bifunctional metallophosphatase/5'-nucleotidase, with protein sequence MKETLTILHTNDLHGHYDLALRQSAYIKNRKQELKGKNEHVIAVDGGDHLDMSMNECLATGGYIHLDMLASTGYDALSVGNNELLRLPKEKIRQLSIDSNVPWLLLNLEEADGSQIGGTKKTIMLEMGQLKIGMFGATDLFEDIYENKHGFRNRNTVTVIKEAVSELREAGANLIIFLSHMGNKVDVELAKELSGLIDVIVGAHSHTVLQKPEVVSDVVIVQAGCYGQYVGELQITVDLENKKVIDHHGRLIEMTLDDQIDSELEIVLKKGRLQAEKFLSEVIYYTEEDLSHEQIVRLAAASLKEHWNSEIGIMYGGGVTEGLGKGNITKGSVVNVCKSMHSPVIMQITGQQLTGLISESYNDEIVNRPIYGGGFRPHGIPIGKLQFSGVSWDGQGEHITNILVNGEGIDLLKTYTVGTGTPMLYEDISGYQNVKGNKLIEVGKDIMVKDVLINYMKKQYLNSQTMV
- a CDS encoding GNAT family N-acetyltransferase, with the translated sequence MEDVKFVPYREEQFDAIQELNKTEGWTQLVDRYEETKTAWRNSNVAYVMLKDETVVGYVRGLTDGHVTLYICEMLISKSYRGKGLGSKLLTFIHGKHPRTRMEMLASSTSHTFYESQSFRPFYGFRKTFEEIIS
- a CDS encoding M3 family oligoendopeptidase, with the protein product MNDQKIELLKNEFENLVSVNITSTEDLKTFLSQQKKVYEREEEKMLRHYIAFQCQSDSDEIRQVYEFDQQHIKPLFKKYQSILDEKVLESPFLAELPDNQYGEYKKKLRTQFALFQEANLEIEKQEDALVNQYFEITGGLTANWEGKEVTISELFAHFRDSNRNTRKNAIEALYEPILKKEEKLQSILDELIQLRTKKAENAGLNGFADYMFKKYYRFDYTPEDCTQLAESIREHVVPLALQLQKEHKNEIGLDDYKPWDVRAVPENRNPLKPVDSDVELINKSAKVLGELDPEFGSLVHEMNEKKLFDLTSRKGKAQGGFCENLPETGLPFIFMNLTKTDGDLVVFMHEMGHAIHDLLKRDQELYAYKQIPMESAELASMSMELFTMNRWNEFYKTEEELNRAKKDQLKGAIMSLPYIMVIDQFQHWLYQHPNHTWKERTKKFGELKDRYDASIIDWKGCEEWKEKGWLYTLHIYEVPFYFIEYAISQLGALQLYKNYKENPEETVRKYKQALKLGSSKPLPEVYEAAGIKLDFSSKTIAELMEFVSKELDLLTVS
- a CDS encoding VOC family protein produces the protein MSEKVTSIAPIQSHINNVFVHVSDLKKSVEWYAKLLGVTIDASEVKSPVHNIPVTGQTGLTLDDHTFDPSFHRAPGTGPMFNLYAPDIEAAYADMKEKKLNVIREIEWHGEVAWFNVEDPDGNVVMICNC
- a CDS encoding gamma-glutamyl-gamma-aminobutyrate hydrolase family protein; this translates as MTHKPLIGLTSTVMSINTIETQNENVDTIVVYNKFAETVRDAGGIPVVIPMGKPEEAEYYANLCDGIIFTGGEDISSITYGHEPHPKVKKVNKHRDDFEIELVKKARENEKAILAMCRGYHLLNVSYGGTIVQDVESEFSDSINHFQKSATRTEPSHTVTLDEDSKLYQIVGEKEVAVNSFHHQAIGKVGKGLRVAARAADGVIEALELEDKEKTFLLGTQWHPEELRHENKNMMAIITTFIKEASKK
- a CDS encoding gamma-glutamylcyclotransferase family protein, which codes for MAKHLVFVYGTLRKGGSNDHFLNKAVYIEEKCFAEGQLYDTGFGYPALVVESGKWVTGELYKVTSDDLKRLDRLEDFEENGTNNLYDRIIATIRTTVGEIEALLYIMKKKEKHFLPIPENDWLKYFNK